One window of the Salminus brasiliensis chromosome 1, fSalBra1.hap2, whole genome shotgun sequence genome contains the following:
- the surf6 gene encoding surfeit locus protein 6 has protein sequence MSSLAAKYDYLEKLTRKVCHSQTDQPRHKPYVPFRGRVGSDGGGDEGGPPKKKQKKKQKPTKGNNLNTNDKKPAPKTIQKAAQKQTITEQKAPQAKVQNGHQVQNKTEGTRSEGEFNAVDILRKRLHQKIEESRGQGPPKDPSSEEVQKRRAKRKQERERKKRKRKEFRMKKAQSASTVAEEESKPAVVLTPQSNCAETKTAKKDTSTIVFNKVEVEADYVDKGTKLREKKKKRNVKGTLTPLVGRNYKQLLTRVEARKARLEELREKDEEKAKKEEEKMKWTNMLYKAEGMKIKDNEQLLRASLKRKEKSKAQRKKKWTERSQLVVEKMQQRQDKRRRNIQKRKDSKMDKRKQRARKKGRVLPEDLKKAAL, from the exons ATGTCCAGCCTTGCAGCGAAGTACGACTACCTGGAGAAGCTGACCCGAAAAGTGTGCCATTCCCAGACTGATCAGCCTAGGCACAAACCCTACG TTCCGTTTCGTGGCCGTGTTGGTAGTGACGGTGGTGGTGATGAAGGTGGTCCccctaaaaaaaagcaaaagaagaaacagaagCCTACCAAAGGAAATAACCTAAACACAAATGACAAAAAGCCAGCCCCTAAGACCATCCAGAAAGCAGCGCAGAAACAGACCATCACAGAACAGAAAGCTCCTCAGGCCAAAGTTCAGAATGGGCATCAGGTGCAGAACAAGACTGAAG GTACAAGGTCAGAGGGGGAGTTTAATGCCGTGGATATTTTAAGGAAACGACTTCACCAGAAGATTGAGGAGTCCCGTGGGCAG GGTCCTCCGAAGGATCCCTCTTCCGAGGAAGTGCAGAAAAGACGAGCAAAGcggaaacaggagagagagcgCAAAAAGAGGAAAAGGAAAGAGTTCCGTATGAAAAAGGCTCAGAGTGCTTCAACAGTGGCAGAAGAAGAAAGCAAGCCCGCCGTAGTGTTAACGCCTCAGTCCAATTGTGCTGAAACCAAAACTGCCAAAAAGGACACAAGCACAATTGTCTTCAACAAGGTGGAGGTTGAGGCCGATTATGTGGACAAAGGCACCAAACtaagggagaagaagaagaaaaggaacgTGAAAGGGACCCTCACGCCGCTTGTAGGGAGGAACTACAAACAGCTCTTGACCCGAGTCGAGGCTAGGAAGGCTCGTCTCGAGGAGTTGAGGGAGAAGGACGAAGAGAAAGCCaagaaggaggaagagaagaTGAAGTGGACTAACATGCTCTACAAGGCAGAGGGCATGAAGATCAAAGACAACGAGCAACTTCTACGGGCTTCCTTGAAGAGGAAGGAGAAGAGCAAGGCTCAGAGGAAGAAAAAGTGGACGGAGAGGAGCCAACTTGTGGTGGAGAAGATGCAGCAGAGACAGGACAAGAGACGTAGGAACATCCAGAAACGGAAAGACAGCAAGATGGATAAGCGTAAACAGAGGGCCAGGAAGAAGGGCAGAGTGCTGCCTGAGGATCTAAAGAAGGCTGCTCTATAG